Proteins encoded in a region of the uncultured Sunxiuqinia sp. genome:
- a CDS encoding cation diffusion facilitator family transporter, which produces MSHHHEHHHHNGNLQGKKLLWVTLLNLSITVVQIIGGLIANSLSLLSDALHNLGDSSAIFIAFVAGKVSKRKPDTKNTFGYKRVEILAALFNAIVLIAICIFLFYEAYERFMHPESIKGRLMLVVATFGLLANLISVLILQKEKSHNLNVKAAYLHLLGDTLSSVAVIAGGLAIWIWRIYWIDPLITVLVGVYIIWHTWGIVKETIDILMQSAPHEINLDELKNEVEQLDQVDNIHHVHVWKLDDSQTHLEAHMNLKSNIDMMEMMKVRRQTEKLLNEKFGIRHVTLQMGYNCCKGNKKLINY; this is translated from the coding sequence ATGTCTCATCACCATGAACATCATCATCACAACGGGAATCTGCAAGGAAAAAAGCTCTTGTGGGTTACCCTGCTGAACCTTTCAATTACGGTGGTGCAAATAATCGGGGGATTAATAGCCAACAGCTTATCCCTGTTGTCCGATGCCCTGCACAACCTGGGTGATTCTTCGGCAATATTTATTGCCTTCGTAGCCGGAAAAGTCAGTAAAAGAAAACCCGATACCAAAAACACTTTCGGTTACAAACGAGTAGAAATACTGGCTGCACTTTTTAATGCTATTGTGCTCATTGCAATCTGTATTTTCTTGTTCTACGAAGCGTACGAACGATTTATGCATCCCGAATCAATAAAAGGTAGATTGATGTTGGTGGTAGCTACATTCGGGTTATTAGCCAACCTTATTTCTGTATTGATTTTACAGAAGGAAAAATCGCACAACCTGAATGTGAAAGCGGCCTATCTGCATTTACTGGGCGATACGCTTTCGTCGGTGGCTGTTATTGCAGGCGGATTAGCAATATGGATTTGGAGAATTTACTGGATAGACCCGCTCATCACGGTTTTGGTGGGAGTTTATATCATCTGGCACACCTGGGGAATTGTAAAAGAAACCATTGATATCCTGATGCAGTCTGCTCCTCATGAAATTAACCTTGATGAATTAAAGAATGAGGTTGAACAACTGGACCAAGTTGACAATATTCACCATGTGCACGTGTGGAAACTCGACGATTCCCAAACACATCTTGAAGCCCATATGAACCTGAAAAGTAATATTGATATGATGGAAATGATGAAGGTGAGGAGACAAACAGAAAAGCTGTTAAACGAAAAATTCGGAATCCGGCACGTTACACTGCAAATGGGATATAACTGTTGTAAAGGAAATAAAAAGTTAATCAATTATTAA
- a CDS encoding class I SAM-dependent methyltransferase, with product MEQKETYWSRFAADFEERNYYVVGKADVELILNKVASLKNLKNVLELGCGNGTYSKVLAKNQKHCS from the coding sequence GTGGAACAGAAAGAAACATACTGGTCGCGATTTGCTGCTGATTTTGAAGAACGAAATTACTATGTAGTGGGTAAGGCTGATGTTGAGCTGATTTTGAACAAGGTGGCTTCGCTGAAGAATCTGAAAAATGTCCTTGAACTTGGATGTGGCAATGGTACTTATTCAAAAGTACTGGCAAAAAATCAAAAACACTGTTCGTAG
- a CDS encoding flavodoxin, with protein sequence MSNTVILYGSDTGNTEAAAKKIASRLEADIFDVANTQANKLTEYDNLILGTSTMGLGDLQDDWASFISELEKTDLTDKTIALFGLGDADMYPDSFVDGMGEIYNTVKDKGCKIVGKVETDGYEFDESFAVVDGVFIGLPLDEDNQSDLTDERIESWVKKIRNEFN encoded by the coding sequence ATGAGTAACACAGTAATTCTTTATGGCTCTGACACTGGAAATACAGAAGCAGCAGCAAAAAAAATAGCATCCAGATTAGAAGCAGATATTTTTGATGTAGCCAATACTCAGGCAAATAAACTAACAGAATATGATAATCTTATTCTGGGAACATCAACCATGGGATTGGGAGATTTACAGGACGACTGGGCTAGCTTTATTTCTGAACTTGAAAAAACAGATTTGACCGATAAAACAATTGCCTTGTTTGGTTTGGGAGACGCCGATATGTACCCCGATTCGTTTGTCGATGGCATGGGTGAAATTTACAATACGGTAAAAGACAAAGGGTGTAAGATTGTTGGTAAGGTTGAAACCGACGGCTACGAATTTGATGAATCTTTCGCAGTTGTTGATGGAGTATTCATAGGACTTCCGTTAGATGAAGATAACCAGAGTGATTTGACCGACGAACGCATCGAATCATGGGTTAAAAAGATCAGAAATGAATTCAATTAG
- a CDS encoding ABC transporter ATP-binding protein: MNTLSKLKQYMAGRKALLPTSLLLSALSSLAGMVPFILIWFIIREFLSGKTEDFNRIEILAWWTAGAAIMSILFYFLALTFSHLAAFRVEANMRREAMKRIVRMPLGFFDNNTSGRIRKIIDENASITHSFLAHQMPDLAGTIFTPLTAIVLVFVFDWRLGIACIIPIILSIIIMGFMMGKRGKYFMKQYMDSLEEMNTEAIEYVRGIPVVKVFQQTVFSFKNFHKSIIKYRDMVFSYTKMWQNPMSAYTVIINGFTFFLVPVAILLMKEGNTAMVIVNLFLYVLVTPVFSQSIMRSMFLSQAIGQASEAINRMEELTSFEQLPVTANPMPVTNHEIRFHKVSFSYPGANKKAIDTISFSIAEGQTVALVGASGSGKTTIARMVPRFWDANEGEISIGGVNVKDISSEELMKHVSFVFQNTRLFKISLLENIKYGNPSASPDDINRAVDLAQCREIINRLPHGLDTKIGTEGTYLSGGEQQRISLARAILKDAPIVVLDEATAFTDPENEHLIQKALGKLTRGKTVLMIAHRLTSVTDANNILVINNGQIAEQGSHNELIQKQGIYTNMWNEYQQSVKWTIGKEAHYA; the protein is encoded by the coding sequence ATGAATACATTATCTAAATTAAAGCAATACATGGCCGGGCGAAAAGCCCTTTTGCCTACATCGCTGCTTTTATCAGCGCTTAGTTCGCTGGCAGGAATGGTACCTTTTATTCTTATTTGGTTTATCATTCGGGAATTTCTTTCCGGTAAAACCGAGGATTTTAACCGCATCGAGATTTTGGCGTGGTGGACTGCCGGGGCTGCTATCATGAGCATCCTTTTCTACTTCCTGGCTTTAACGTTCTCTCACCTAGCTGCATTCCGGGTGGAAGCTAATATGCGGCGTGAAGCCATGAAACGGATTGTCCGTATGCCACTCGGCTTTTTCGATAACAACACGAGTGGCCGTATCCGCAAAATAATCGACGAAAACGCCAGCATCACCCACTCTTTTCTGGCCCACCAGATGCCCGACCTGGCCGGAACAATTTTCACCCCGCTAACGGCCATTGTGCTGGTGTTTGTTTTCGACTGGCGCCTCGGGATTGCCTGCATCATCCCCATCATTTTATCGATAATAATAATGGGGTTTATGATGGGCAAACGCGGAAAATATTTTATGAAACAATACATGGATTCCCTGGAAGAAATGAATACTGAAGCCATTGAATATGTCCGTGGCATTCCGGTTGTTAAGGTATTTCAGCAAACAGTATTTTCATTTAAAAACTTCCATAAAAGTATTATCAAATACCGCGATATGGTATTCAGTTACACCAAAATGTGGCAAAATCCCATGTCGGCTTATACGGTAATTATCAATGGGTTTACCTTTTTTCTGGTGCCGGTTGCTATTCTTTTAATGAAGGAAGGAAATACAGCTATGGTAATTGTGAACTTGTTTTTGTATGTTCTGGTTACGCCTGTTTTTTCGCAGAGTATTATGCGCAGTATGTTCCTGAGCCAGGCCATAGGACAGGCCTCGGAGGCCATTAACAGAATGGAGGAATTAACCTCGTTTGAACAACTGCCCGTTACTGCCAACCCGATGCCTGTAACCAACCATGAAATTCGTTTTCACAAGGTTTCTTTTTCGTATCCCGGAGCTAATAAGAAAGCCATCGACACTATCAGTTTTTCTATCGCAGAAGGACAAACTGTGGCGCTTGTTGGTGCATCGGGCAGTGGAAAAACAACCATCGCCCGTATGGTTCCGCGTTTTTGGGATGCTAATGAGGGGGAAATTAGCATTGGTGGTGTCAATGTAAAAGACATCTCTTCCGAAGAACTTATGAAGCATGTTTCTTTTGTATTTCAAAATACCCGGTTGTTTAAAATTAGTTTACTCGAAAACATAAAATACGGAAACCCATCGGCCTCACCAGACGATATAAACAGGGCTGTTGATTTAGCACAATGCCGCGAAATAATTAATCGTTTACCTCACGGGCTGGATACCAAAATCGGCACCGAAGGCACATACTTGTCAGGAGGCGAGCAGCAACGCATTTCTTTGGCTAGGGCTATCTTAAAAGATGCACCAATTGTTGTGCTTGATGAAGCTACTGCCTTTACCGACCCCGAAAATGAACACCTGATACAAAAAGCACTGGGAAAACTCACCCGCGGGAAAACAGTACTTATGATTGCGCACCGGCTTACCAGTGTTACTGATGCCAATAATATTCTGGTTATCAATAATGGACAGATCGCAGAACAGGGGTCGCATAATGAACTAATTCAAAAACAGGGAATCTATACAAATATGTGGAATGAATATCAACAATCGGTTAAATGGACTATTGGGAAGGAGGCACATTATGCTTAA
- a CDS encoding transposase has protein sequence MKKRVYSKEFKEQAVHLSHQRENIKELAEELGIKVEWLYKWCKWAKLQSIDSRKSKLAGRIN, from the coding sequence ATGAAAAAACGTGTTTACAGTAAAGAATTTAAAGAACAAGCGGTACATTTAAGTCATCAGCGAGAAAATATAAAAGAGCTGGCAGAAGAACTAGGGATTAAAGTTGAGTGGCTGTATAAGTGGTGTAAATGGGCAAAACTCCAATCCATCGACAGCCGTAAAAGCAAGCTTGCCGGAAGAATCAATTGA
- a CDS encoding DUF6686 family protein — protein sequence MIQLIGKTANGKIFKCDKCSAIHVEFKNMGFNLSEKQFPYFAESILDLDGNEWETRNKGSYFSRKILIPTGHNTINILLNNQELNELKELLTDRSGTKVTFNNISNDNFLIPSFCN from the coding sequence TTTTTAAGTGCGATAAATGCAGTGCAATACATGTTGAATTTAAAAATATGGGGTTCAATTTAAGTGAAAAACAATTCCCATATTTTGCAGAAAGTATATTGGATCTTGATGGAAATGAGTGGGAAACGAGAAATAAAGGCTCTTATTTTTCCCGAAAAATATTGATACCTACCGGGCACAATACCATTAACATTTTATTGAATAATCAAGAATTGAATGAATTAAAGGAATTGCTTACTGACCGCTCAGGCACAAAAGTAACTTTCAATAATATCTCCAATGACAATTTCCTGATTCCTTCATTCTGTAATTAA
- a CDS encoding ABC transporter ATP-binding protein, protein MNINNRLNGLLGRRHIMLKILQRRLALSEKGAKDFLKGVFFTTLMDIALMLPAVYIFLFLEDYLQPLLSSSTSAASGIGYYILLGIGFMLIMFVVAVFQYKSTFTTVYDESANRRISLAEKLRKLPLAFFGEKNLSDLTSTIMEDSTELEHTFSHAVPQLFASILSIVLIAIGMFFYNWQLSLALFWVVPVAAGIIFISKKKQHRENLLLYKKKRNVTEQIQEGLDTIQEIKSYNQEETYINGLNQHINSYEKQLIKGELLTGALVNAAQSFLKLGLASVVLVGANMLASGSIDLFMYLIFLMIGSRIYQPVNEVFNNLAALFYLDVRINRMNEMEALPVQKGETGFSPADYNITFENVDFSYEEGKKVLQNVSFTAQQGEVTALVGPSGGGKSTSAKLAARFWDIDKGKILLGNQDISKIDPEALLENYSMVFQDVVLFNTSVMDNIRIGKRNATDEEVLHVAKLAQCDEFVRQMPQGYETIIGENGETLSGGERQRISIARALLKNAPIVLLDEATASLDVENETKIQAGISALIRNKTVLIIAHRMRTVSNADKIVVLANGGVAETGSPSELKIQKGIFSKMMERQMEVITS, encoded by the coding sequence ATGAATATCAACAATCGGTTAAATGGACTATTGGGAAGGAGGCACATTATGCTTAAAATATTACAACGCAGGCTTGCCTTGTCGGAAAAAGGCGCGAAAGATTTTTTGAAAGGCGTTTTCTTTACCACGCTAATGGATATTGCCCTTATGCTACCTGCCGTGTATATCTTCCTTTTTCTTGAAGATTACCTGCAGCCACTCCTCTCCTCTTCTACTTCGGCAGCCAGTGGAATTGGATATTATATTCTGCTGGGCATTGGTTTTATGCTAATAATGTTTGTGGTGGCTGTTTTTCAATATAAAAGCACTTTCACTACTGTTTACGACGAAAGCGCCAACCGGCGTATTTCTCTGGCCGAAAAACTCAGGAAACTGCCTTTAGCCTTTTTTGGCGAGAAAAACCTGTCGGACCTTACATCAACGATTATGGAAGACAGTACCGAACTCGAACATACTTTTTCCCATGCAGTGCCACAATTGTTTGCTTCCATTCTTAGTATTGTGCTCATTGCTATCGGGATGTTTTTTTATAACTGGCAATTGTCGCTGGCTTTATTTTGGGTCGTTCCGGTTGCTGCGGGCATCATTTTTATTTCGAAAAAAAAGCAGCACCGCGAAAACCTCTTGCTTTATAAGAAAAAACGGAATGTAACCGAGCAAATTCAGGAAGGGCTGGACACTATTCAGGAAATAAAATCGTACAACCAGGAAGAGACATATATAAACGGGCTGAACCAGCACATTAACAGCTATGAAAAGCAACTGATTAAAGGCGAATTACTAACCGGGGCGCTGGTAAATGCGGCACAAAGTTTTCTGAAACTCGGATTAGCCAGTGTGGTACTAGTAGGGGCAAACATGCTTGCTTCCGGGAGTATCGACTTATTTATGTACCTTATTTTTCTGATGATTGGTTCACGTATTTATCAACCGGTAAACGAGGTATTCAATAACCTTGCAGCCCTGTTTTACCTTGATGTTCGCATTAACCGGATGAACGAAATGGAAGCTTTGCCGGTGCAGAAAGGGGAAACCGGTTTTTCTCCGGCAGATTACAATATCACTTTTGAGAATGTTGATTTTTCTTATGAAGAAGGGAAAAAGGTTCTGCAGAATGTTTCGTTTACTGCGCAACAAGGAGAAGTTACTGCATTGGTTGGCCCTTCGGGCGGAGGAAAAAGTACTTCGGCAAAACTGGCAGCCCGTTTTTGGGACATCGATAAAGGAAAAATACTGTTGGGAAACCAGGATATTAGTAAAATAGACCCCGAAGCGCTGTTGGAAAATTATTCCATGGTTTTTCAGGATGTGGTTTTATTCAACACCTCAGTTATGGATAACATTCGTATTGGTAAGCGAAACGCTACCGACGAGGAAGTGTTGCATGTAGCCAAATTGGCACAATGCGACGAGTTTGTACGCCAAATGCCTCAGGGCTATGAAACAATTATCGGAGAAAACGGTGAAACACTTTCAGGGGGCGAACGGCAGCGGATTTCCATTGCCCGCGCCCTGCTGAAAAATGCGCCGATTGTTTTACTTGACGAAGCCACCGCCTCGCTTGATGTGGAAAACGAAACCAAAATTCAGGCGGGAATTTCAGCGCTGATACGTAACAAAACCGTGCTGATTATTGCCCACCGGATGCGAACCGTGTCCAATGCAGACAAAATTGTAGTGCTTGCCAATGGCGGAGTTGCAGAAACCGGTTCTCCGTCAGAATTGAAAATTCAAAAAGGGATTTTTTCTAAAATGATGGAACGACAGATGGAAGTGATTACTAGTTAG
- a CDS encoding TetR/AcrR family transcriptional regulator, producing the protein MQIQKEDIRKVILRVARNEFIENGFKDASMRKIAQKAEVGLSNIYNYFRNKDEIFREILSGLLSGMDQMMEEHNSPKYISIDIFSSEEYMRSQIDMFVELIDNYKEEFRLLLFKSSGSSLENYREEFIESQTQVGKEYIFLMKEKFPSINGGVSDFFIHTMSSWWMSIISELVMHELSHQNLERFIREYLEFGTAGWKKIMQVNT; encoded by the coding sequence ATGCAAATACAAAAAGAGGATATACGAAAAGTTATTTTAAGGGTAGCACGAAACGAATTCATTGAAAACGGGTTTAAAGATGCTTCTATGAGGAAGATTGCTCAAAAAGCAGAAGTGGGGCTGAGTAATATTTACAATTACTTTAGGAATAAAGATGAAATATTCCGTGAAATATTATCCGGGCTTTTAAGTGGAATGGACCAAATGATGGAAGAGCATAACAGCCCCAAATATATTAGCATCGATATTTTCAGTTCGGAGGAGTACATGCGGAGCCAGATTGATATGTTTGTTGAACTCATTGATAATTACAAAGAAGAATTCAGACTGTTGTTGTTTAAATCTTCCGGCTCCTCACTCGAGAATTACCGGGAAGAGTTTATCGAATCGCAAACCCAGGTTGGCAAAGAGTACATTTTCCTGATGAAAGAAAAATTTCCATCAATTAACGGAGGAGTATCTGATTTCTTTATTCACACGATGAGCTCGTGGTGGATGAGCATCATAAGCGAACTGGTTATGCACGAATTGTCGCACCAGAATTTGGAACGTTTTATCAGGGAATATCTGGAATTTGGCACTGCAGGCTGGAAAAAGATTATGCAGGTTAATACCTGA
- a CDS encoding carboxypeptidase-like regulatory domain-containing protein, whose product MTKNNLLLFAVFLFVCTFNISAQTLLSGVVRDSKTMEPIPGVNIVVKETQKGTVTNQDGKYQLTLSSINCTILFSSVGYESIRKKVSSKDDKTTLNISMEELVTQINEVKVTGKTKAREIREKAMPVSVISVQQLQGTVNSIQDVLTKTVGVTIRSSGGVGSASRLSVRGLEGKRIGFFIEETPLNDQSDFIDLNDIPIDMIERIEIYKGVVPAKFGGSSMGGAVNIVLKEYPDRYGDFSYTLESFNTHKIQTILKRNHKEKGIVFGVGGGYTYADNDYTMESPHIKGLKIKRNHDKFKKILIGGAFEATKWWFDEVEFEPVFLDTYREIQGIETDIREALIKSRAYILANSLQKTDFFAAGLDLDMSTAIAYTQYGLTDTAKVWYDWYGNSYPTTSPYGGELGTRYASDSDNKKFTLMNKLNLEYLINEQHSINFNSFFNLANGNPENELRELSLGRKTVFDSKMRSWVGGVTYDFRTRDDKFLNSFTTRYYLYTMYTKNSNIYGIGEIEDISLSQSDIGISNALRYRFRSDLLGKFSAGYDVRIPSETELLGDGYSITAAEDLLPERNTNINLGLLYDRMGKGTNNLQLEIGMYYMYLENMIRFTKGFLGAQYQNFGEMRTLGIEAEAKADIVPWLYGYANVTFQDLRDARKYKENSTVVNPTKDKRMPNIPYFLANAGLEFHKANLFGGNGQNTRIFSDVSFIEEYYYDFEVTTNAKRRIPRSLSVDVGFEHSFLFQRLFVSGKVKNLTDERVLSEFNRPLPGRSFGIKLRYLFSSNGGQKKIRKENMN is encoded by the coding sequence ATGACCAAAAATAATCTGCTGTTATTTGCAGTATTCTTATTCGTATGTACATTCAATATTTCAGCTCAAACTCTCCTCTCAGGTGTTGTTCGCGATTCAAAAACGATGGAACCAATTCCGGGAGTAAATATTGTTGTGAAAGAAACTCAAAAAGGAACTGTAACAAATCAGGATGGGAAATACCAATTAACCCTTTCTAGTATAAACTGTACAATCCTTTTTTCTTCTGTTGGTTATGAAAGTATCCGAAAGAAAGTAAGTAGTAAAGATGATAAAACGACGCTCAATATTTCTATGGAGGAATTGGTTACGCAGATAAATGAAGTAAAAGTTACCGGAAAAACCAAAGCACGCGAAATTAGAGAAAAGGCCATGCCTGTATCAGTTATTAGTGTGCAGCAATTACAGGGAACAGTCAACAGCATACAAGATGTACTAACAAAAACAGTAGGGGTTACCATCCGTTCTTCTGGCGGTGTAGGTAGTGCTTCCCGGCTTTCGGTCAGAGGGTTGGAAGGAAAGCGTATCGGCTTTTTTATCGAAGAAACCCCACTCAACGACCAATCTGACTTTATCGACCTCAACGATATTCCAATTGATATGATTGAACGTATTGAAATTTACAAAGGTGTAGTGCCTGCAAAATTTGGAGGTTCATCAATGGGAGGAGCTGTAAATATTGTTCTAAAGGAATATCCTGATAGATATGGCGATTTCAGCTATACTCTCGAATCGTTTAATACGCATAAAATACAAACCATACTCAAGCGGAACCATAAAGAAAAGGGGATTGTATTTGGCGTTGGCGGCGGTTACACCTATGCCGATAACGATTACACAATGGAATCACCGCATATAAAAGGATTAAAAATAAAACGCAATCATGATAAGTTTAAAAAAATATTGATTGGAGGAGCCTTCGAAGCAACAAAATGGTGGTTTGACGAGGTTGAATTCGAGCCTGTTTTTCTTGATACTTATCGTGAAATACAAGGAATTGAAACAGATATCCGGGAAGCTTTGATTAAATCTCGCGCCTATATTTTAGCCAATAGCCTACAGAAAACAGATTTTTTTGCAGCTGGCCTGGATTTGGATATGTCAACCGCTATTGCTTATACACAATACGGCCTGACAGATACGGCAAAGGTATGGTATGATTGGTACGGTAATAGCTACCCCACAACTTCTCCTTATGGTGGCGAGTTAGGAACACGTTACGCTTCTGATTCGGATAACAAAAAATTTACGCTGATGAACAAGCTCAATTTAGAGTATTTGATAAATGAGCAGCATTCCATAAATTTTAATTCGTTTTTTAACTTAGCCAATGGCAATCCCGAAAATGAATTACGAGAACTCAGTTTGGGGAGAAAGACGGTATTTGACTCTAAAATGCGGAGCTGGGTTGGCGGAGTAACATACGATTTCCGAACTCGCGATGACAAGTTTCTGAACTCTTTTACTACCCGCTATTATCTATATACTATGTATACAAAGAATTCAAATATTTATGGTATAGGAGAAATAGAAGATATTTCATTAAGCCAAAGCGATATAGGGATAAGCAATGCCCTAAGGTATCGTTTTCGTTCTGATTTGTTAGGGAAATTTTCTGCGGGCTATGACGTACGCATTCCTTCCGAGACTGAACTACTCGGTGATGGTTACTCCATTACTGCGGCAGAAGATCTGCTTCCCGAACGCAATACCAATATAAATCTGGGCTTGCTGTACGACCGAATGGGAAAGGGAACCAATAATTTACAATTAGAAATCGGTATGTATTACATGTACTTGGAAAATATGATTCGCTTTACCAAAGGTTTTCTTGGGGCACAATACCAAAACTTTGGAGAAATGCGCACGCTAGGAATAGAAGCAGAAGCCAAAGCGGATATCGTGCCATGGCTTTACGGCTACGCAAATGTTACTTTTCAGGATTTACGCGATGCCCGGAAATATAAAGAAAACAGTACCGTTGTCAACCCTACAAAAGATAAACGAATGCCTAATATCCCCTATTTTCTGGCCAATGCCGGGTTGGAGTTTCATAAAGCAAACTTATTTGGGGGTAACGGACAAAATACAAGGATTTTTAGTGATGTATCATTTATTGAAGAGTATTATTACGATTTTGAGGTAACCACCAATGCAAAGCGTCGTATTCCCCGAAGCCTTTCTGTGGATGTAGGCTTTGAACACAGTTTTTTGTTCCAGCGCCTTTTTGTGTCTGGGAAAGTCAAAAATCTGACCGATGAACGTGTGCTTTCAGAATTCAACCGCCCCTTGCCAGGGCGCAGCTTTGGTATAAAACTAAGGTACCTGTTCTCGTCAAACGGGGGACAGAAAAAAATCAGAAAAGAAAATATGAATTAA
- a CDS encoding DUF6520 family protein, which yields MKKFKQALLPAVIVLMGIGEAFASNAAKTRIRLIPAIYFDSSQSRCISLNVPPSMM from the coding sequence ATGAAAAAGTTTAAGCAAGCTTTATTACCCGCTGTAATTGTGCTAATGGGGATTGGTGAAGCTTTTGCATCCAATGCTGCAAAAACTCGGATTCGTCTGATCCCGGCTATCTATTTTGACAGCTCTCAAAGCCGGTGTATATCACTGAACGTTCCTCCGTCGATGATGTAG